Proteins encoded by one window of Haliotis asinina isolate JCU_RB_2024 chromosome 6, JCU_Hal_asi_v2, whole genome shotgun sequence:
- the LOC137287499 gene encoding arrestin domain-containing protein 2-like isoform X2 gives MMERLEKFQIIFNNPSATYCAGDTVYGYGWVVVKEAVYVQSVCLEAIGEAKVEWMTSSDIQASDEEVFNYTTVLPIKGEKQIDDEGLLHPGSHYFPFEFVLPSKLPSSFKGKHGRLRYFVRMTIYSPGGPHHERTSKFAVIGALDLNSEPDSALPVENDTFEAVGSWCCVAGTVTATLRLDRKGYTLKEAIPVWAEIKNLSTRRIAATQVSLIQNVTYYSYRGRFSESTLLVTVHKGSIAPRGKQTWQRELLSIPTVPPSHLRGCKIIDVQYSIELCIKPAGLARKVKLPVDIVIGTVPLQDAQHRVTCHPLLSPSDNSFPFPFFSDSSSDHLCLTDMSFHSMLPTAPPWEEDDDIP, from the exons ATGATGGAACGCCTGGAAAAGTTTCAAATAATCTTCAATAATCCTTCGGCAACTTACTGTGCTGGCGATACTGTGTATGGGTATGGCTGGGTCGTCGTCAAAGAGGCAGTGTATGTTCAAA GTGTTTGTCTAGAAGCTATTGGAGAAGCCAAAGTAGAATGGATGACCTCAAGTGACATACAGGCCTCAGACGAGGAGGTGTTTAACTATACAACTGTGCTGCCAATCAAAG GTGAAAAACAAATTGATGATGAAGGATTGTTACATCCAGGATCTCATTACTTTCCATTTGAATTTGTTCTTCCATCAAAACTGCCATCTTCATTCAAGGGAAAGCATGGCAGATTGCGATATTTCGTGAGAATGACTATTTATTCCCCTGGTGGGCCCCATCACGAAAGAACAAGTAAATTTGCTGTTATTGGAGCCCTAGACCTCAACTCTGAACCAGATTCTGCA CTGCCAGTTGAGAATGACACATTTGAGGCGGTTGGATCCTGGTGCTGTGTAGCCGGCACTGTAACTGCAACACTAAGACTCGATCGGAAGGGTTACACGCTTAAAGAAGCCATCCCTGTGTGGGCGGAAATAAAGAACTTAAGCACACGGAGGATAGCAGCCACACAAGTATCACTAATACAG AATGTAACCTACTATTCTTATCGAGGGAGATTTTCTGAGTCTACACTGCTAGTAACTGTTCATAAAGGCAGTATAGCCCCTCGTGGAAAACAGACCTGGCAGAGAGAGCTACTCAGCATTCCCACCGTCCCACCTTCACATCTTAGAGGATGCAAGATCATtgatgtacagtacagtatagAA TTATGTATAAAACCAGCAGGACTGGCCCGGAAAGTAAAGCTGCCGGTGGACATTGTCATAGGCACAGTACCTCTCCAAGATGCACAACATCGAGTCACATGTCACCCTCTTCTTTCACCCAGTGACAATAGCTTCCCGTTTCCATTCTTCTCTGACAGCTCATCAGACCACCTATGTTTAACAGACATGTCCTTCCACAGTATGCTCCCAACAGCTCCACCCTGGGAGGAGGATGATGATATTCCCTGA
- the LOC137287499 gene encoding arrestin domain-containing protein 2-like isoform X3: protein MMERLEKFQIIFNNPSATYCAGDTVYGYGWVVVKEAVYVQSLASGTRMTKWEGVCLEAIGEAKVEWMTSSDIQASDEEVFNYTTVLPIKDIKLEHIPTNLEGEKQIDDEGLLHPGSHYFPFEFVLPSKLPSSFKGKHGRLRYFVRMTIYSPGGPHHERTSKFAVIGALDLNSEPDSALPVENDTFEAVGSWCCVAGTVTATLRLDRKGYTLKEAIPVWAEIKNLSTRRIAATQVSLIQNVTYYSYRGRFSESTLLVTVHKGSIAPRGKQTWQRELLSIPTVPPSHLRGCKIIDVQYSIELCIKPAGLARKVKLPVDIVIGTVPLQDAQHRVTCHPLLSPSDNSFPFPFFSDSSSDHLCLTDMSFHSMLPTAPPWEEDDDIP, encoded by the exons ATGATGGAACGCCTGGAAAAGTTTCAAATAATCTTCAATAATCCTTCGGCAACTTACTGTGCTGGCGATACTGTGTATGGGTATGGCTGGGTCGTCGTCAAAGAGGCAGTGTATGTTCAAA GTCTTGCATCAGGAACAAGAATGACAAAATGGGAAG GTGTTTGTCTAGAAGCTATTGGAGAAGCCAAAGTAGAATGGATGACCTCAAGTGACATACAGGCCTCAGACGAGGAGGTGTTTAACTATACAACTGTGCTGCCAATCAAAG ATATTAAACTGGAACATattccaacaaatttagaag GTGAAAAACAAATTGATGATGAAGGATTGTTACATCCAGGATCTCATTACTTTCCATTTGAATTTGTTCTTCCATCAAAACTGCCATCTTCATTCAAGGGAAAGCATGGCAGATTGCGATATTTCGTGAGAATGACTATTTATTCCCCTGGTGGGCCCCATCACGAAAGAACAAGTAAATTTGCTGTTATTGGAGCCCTAGACCTCAACTCTGAACCAGATTCTGCA CTGCCAGTTGAGAATGACACATTTGAGGCGGTTGGATCCTGGTGCTGTGTAGCCGGCACTGTAACTGCAACACTAAGACTCGATCGGAAGGGTTACACGCTTAAAGAAGCCATCCCTGTGTGGGCGGAAATAAAGAACTTAAGCACACGGAGGATAGCAGCCACACAAGTATCACTAATACAG AATGTAACCTACTATTCTTATCGAGGGAGATTTTCTGAGTCTACACTGCTAGTAACTGTTCATAAAGGCAGTATAGCCCCTCGTGGAAAACAGACCTGGCAGAGAGAGCTACTCAGCATTCCCACCGTCCCACCTTCACATCTTAGAGGATGCAAGATCATtgatgtacagtacagtatagAA TTATGTATAAAACCAGCAGGACTGGCCCGGAAAGTAAAGCTGCCGGTGGACATTGTCATAGGCACAGTACCTCTCCAAGATGCACAACATCGAGTCACATGTCACCCTCTTCTTTCACCCAGTGACAATAGCTTCCCGTTTCCATTCTTCTCTGACAGCTCATCAGACCACCTATGTTTAACAGACATGTCCTTCCACAGTATGCTCCCAACAGCTCCACCCTGGGAGGAGGATGATGATATTCCCTGA
- the LOC137287499 gene encoding arrestin domain-containing protein 2-like isoform X1 codes for MMERLEKFQIIFNNPSATYCAGDTVYGYGWVVVKEAVYVQSVCLEAIGEAKVEWMTSSDIQASDEEVFNYTTVLPIKDIKLEHIPTNLEGEKQIDDEGLLHPGSHYFPFEFVLPSKLPSSFKGKHGRLRYFVRMTIYSPGGPHHERTSKFAVIGALDLNSEPDSALPVENDTFEAVGSWCCVAGTVTATLRLDRKGYTLKEAIPVWAEIKNLSTRRIAATQVSLIQNVTYYSYRGRFSESTLLVTVHKGSIAPRGKQTWQRELLSIPTVPPSHLRGCKIIDVQYSIELCIKPAGLARKVKLPVDIVIGTVPLQDAQHRVTCHPLLSPSDNSFPFPFFSDSSSDHLCLTDMSFHSMLPTAPPWEEDDDIP; via the exons ATGATGGAACGCCTGGAAAAGTTTCAAATAATCTTCAATAATCCTTCGGCAACTTACTGTGCTGGCGATACTGTGTATGGGTATGGCTGGGTCGTCGTCAAAGAGGCAGTGTATGTTCAAA GTGTTTGTCTAGAAGCTATTGGAGAAGCCAAAGTAGAATGGATGACCTCAAGTGACATACAGGCCTCAGACGAGGAGGTGTTTAACTATACAACTGTGCTGCCAATCAAAG ATATTAAACTGGAACATattccaacaaatttagaag GTGAAAAACAAATTGATGATGAAGGATTGTTACATCCAGGATCTCATTACTTTCCATTTGAATTTGTTCTTCCATCAAAACTGCCATCTTCATTCAAGGGAAAGCATGGCAGATTGCGATATTTCGTGAGAATGACTATTTATTCCCCTGGTGGGCCCCATCACGAAAGAACAAGTAAATTTGCTGTTATTGGAGCCCTAGACCTCAACTCTGAACCAGATTCTGCA CTGCCAGTTGAGAATGACACATTTGAGGCGGTTGGATCCTGGTGCTGTGTAGCCGGCACTGTAACTGCAACACTAAGACTCGATCGGAAGGGTTACACGCTTAAAGAAGCCATCCCTGTGTGGGCGGAAATAAAGAACTTAAGCACACGGAGGATAGCAGCCACACAAGTATCACTAATACAG AATGTAACCTACTATTCTTATCGAGGGAGATTTTCTGAGTCTACACTGCTAGTAACTGTTCATAAAGGCAGTATAGCCCCTCGTGGAAAACAGACCTGGCAGAGAGAGCTACTCAGCATTCCCACCGTCCCACCTTCACATCTTAGAGGATGCAAGATCATtgatgtacagtacagtatagAA TTATGTATAAAACCAGCAGGACTGGCCCGGAAAGTAAAGCTGCCGGTGGACATTGTCATAGGCACAGTACCTCTCCAAGATGCACAACATCGAGTCACATGTCACCCTCTTCTTTCACCCAGTGACAATAGCTTCCCGTTTCCATTCTTCTCTGACAGCTCATCAGACCACCTATGTTTAACAGACATGTCCTTCCACAGTATGCTCCCAACAGCTCCACCCTGGGAGGAGGATGATGATATTCCCTGA